The following proteins are encoded in a genomic region of Cryptomeria japonica chromosome 11, Sugi_1.0, whole genome shotgun sequence:
- the LOC131860373 gene encoding protein MAIN-LIKE 2-like, with protein MWNDELDCWMQAKLGFLASREHWPATMSLYQQLRSNELEILAALGLHFVGRWPRIRAHTTMMMALVERWDSRYNTFHLPTSEATVTLMDVRRILKIPIRDVILEYHLDVADFYLREVCEYETLPMLDRSRMHLGRAMGIRHIPHVVLVICGFFSRRIIPDLKGHGFPVGWRKCLYFMVHDGVQYAWGAAMLAQLYHDMHLVVYREYASLSVGVTLLHIWAWEHIAVTRPLGVHDRQGRRPYIDRYRDLLHYT; from the coding sequence ATGTGGAATGATGAATTGGATTGTTGGATGCAGGCTAAGTTGGGGTTTTTGGCTTCGAGGGAGCATTGGCCCGCTACCATGAGTTTATATCAACAGTTACGGTCGAATGAGTTGGAGATCTTAGCTGCTCTAGGGTTGCATTTTGTGGGCAGGTGGCCGAGGATTCGAGCTCATACTACGATGATGATGGCTTTAGTTGAGAGGTGGGATAGTAGatataacacctttcatctacctactagcgaggcgacagtgactcttaTGGATGTACgaaggatcttgaagatccccattcgcgATGTCATCCTAGAGTACCATTTAGATGTAGCAGATTTTTATCTGCGGGAGGTTTGCGAGTATGAGACCTTGCCGATGCTGGACAGGAGTAGGATGCATTTGGGTAGGGCGATGGGTATTCGACATATTCCTCATGTGGTACTGGTGATTTGTGGATTTTTTAGCAGACGAATTATACCGGATCTCAAAGGGCATGGATTTCCTGTTGGATGGAGAAAGTGTCTTTATTTTATGGTACATGATGGCGTGCAGTATGCCTGGGGAGCCGCAATGTTGGCTCAGTTATATCACGATATGCATCTGGTAGTGTACAGGGAGTATGCTAGCCTGTCTGTgggagtgacacttctccatatctgggcttgggagcatattgcggTTACTCGGCCACTAGGTGTACATGATAGGCAGGGTCGTCGGCCATAtatagacaggtacagggacctacTACATTACACCTAG